In the Helianthus annuus cultivar XRQ/B chromosome 11, HanXRQr2.0-SUNRISE, whole genome shotgun sequence genome, one interval contains:
- the LOC110888456 gene encoding uncharacterized protein LOC110888456, with the protein MVAARDGQKSYADKSRKSLEFEVELNDRVMLKVSPWKGVVCFGKRGKLNPRYVGPFRILEHIGKVAYRLELPTELGNVHDVFHVSQLKKCLADETLVVPFQELKIDDKLQFVEEPIEIMDRENVKNE; encoded by the exons ATGGTAGCAGCGCGAGAtggtcagaaaagctacgccgataagAGTAGGAAGTCCTTGGAGTTCGAAGTTGAACTTAATGATCGTGTAATGTTGAAAGTTTCGCCATGGAAGGGTGTCGTATGCTTTGGGAAGCGCGGgaagcttaatccgcgttatgtAGGGCCGTTTAGAATTTTGGAGCAtatcggtaaagtcgcttacaggctTGAGTTGCCTACTGAGCTGGGTAATGTTCATGATGTCTTTCACGTTTCTCAGTTAAAGAAGTGTCTGGCTGATGAGACACtggttgtgccatttcaagagctcaAGATTGATGACAAGCTACAGTTTGTTGAGGAGCCTAttgagatcatggaccgagag AATGTCAAAAATGAATAA